From Salvelinus namaycush isolate Seneca chromosome 2, SaNama_1.0, whole genome shotgun sequence, one genomic window encodes:
- the LOC120019465 gene encoding zinc finger protein OZF-like — protein MSEPKSTESLGSGCGVPAQRSSQQGPEMVSVKLEDCSQTLELNVIVKEEEERGIEEEIQVKEVDQRAVKKEVEITAKEEHERTVEEEEEEEGISIKEEVEERAVKAEENKEGAAQHLGTKEVDSISDPGESSNPGSDSEHSSTASGNHKQHRRRNSRQKHHHCMDCFTSFYEPEELRRHTCRPHSCSDCRDSFICPIHLKSHQQSLKIKKTYPCGQCGKRFQTPSSLKMHQLTHTGKKSYHCFQCRKTFGWSFNLKRHQKIHTGEKPFHCSQCGKSFSQTGDLKKHHRIHTGEKPYHCSECGKSFSIEANLKEHQKIHTGEKPFHCSQCGKSFSRLRELKKHQRIHTGEKPYICDQCGKSFSQTGVLKRHQLTHTGEKPFNCSQCGKDFSQSSLLKRHQLTHTGKKPHHCSHCGKSFKLEGSLQSHLRIHNGEKPHHCSQCGKAFSQAVDLKKHQRIHTGEKSFHCSQCGKTFGRSLFLKRHQRRHTGEKPFHCSQCGKTFSEKGNLKQHQRRHSGEKPYSCDQCGICFKWKQSLKEHQEAKHSAVPNSNLIMELPSWASTYLTNID, from the exons ATGTCTGAGCCCAAGTCCACAGAGTCCCTGGGTTCTGGATGTGGTGTTCCAGCCCAGAGAAGCTCACAGCAGGGTCCAGAGATGGTGtcagtgaagctggaggactgcagtcaaacactggaactTAATGTGAttgtcaaagaggaggaggagagaggaatcgAGGAGGAGATACAAGTAaaagaggtggatcagagagcAGTCAAAAAGGAAGTAGAGATAACAGCCAAAGAAGAGCATGAGAGAACAGtcgaagaagaggaggaggaggagggtataAGCATCAAAGAAGAGGTGGAGGAAAGAGCAGTGAAGGCAGAAGAGAACAAGGAAGGAGCTGCTCAACATCTAGGAACTAAAGAAGTAGATAGTATCAGTGACCCAG GAGAGAGCTCTAACCCAGGTTCAGACAGTGAGCACAGTTCCACAGCATCAGGAAACCATAAACAACACAGACGGAGGAACTCAAGACAGAAACATCACCACTGCATGGACTGCTTCACTAGTTTCTATGAGCCAGAGGAGTTGAGAAGACACACTTGTAGGCCCCACTCCTGTTCTGATTGCAGAGACAGTTTTATTTGTCCGATTCACCTCAAATCACACCAACAAAGTCTCAAAATAAAGAAGACATACCcgtgtggtcaatgtgggaagagatttcaGACACCAAGCAGCTTGAAGATGCACCAGCTTACTCACACAGGAAAGAAGTCGTACCACTGCTTTCAGTGTAGGAAGACTTTCGGTTGGTCATTCAATTTGAAGAGacaccagaaaatacacacaggggagaaacctttccactgctcccagtgtggaaagagcttCAGTCAGACAGGAGACCTAAAGAAACACcatagaatacacacaggagagaagccttaccactgctctgagtgtgggaagagcttcagtATAGAAGCAAATCTAAAGGAGCACCAGaaaatacatacaggagagaagcctttccactgctcccaatgtggtAAAAGCTTCAGTCGGTTAAGAGAACTAAAGAAAcatcagagaatacacactgggGAAAAGCCATACatctgtgatcagtgtgggaagagtttcagtcAAACAGGAGTCCTAAAGAGACACCAGCTaactcacacaggagaaaagcctttcaactgctcccagtgtgggaagGATTTCAGTCAGTCATCACTTTTGAAGAGACACCAGCTAACTCACACAGGAAAGAAGCCtcaccactgctctcattgtggaaaaaGTTTTAAATTGGAAGGAAGTCTTCAGAGTCACCTGAGAATACACAATGGAGAGAAGCCCcaccactgctcccaatgtgggAAGGCTTTCAGTCAGGCAGTAGACCTAAAGAAacatcagagaatacacacaggggagaagtctTTCCACTGTTCTCAGTGTGGGAAGACTTTCGGTCGGTCATTATTTTTGAAGCgacaccagagaagacacacaggggagaagcctttccaCTGCTCACAATGTGGGAAGACCTTCAGTGAAAAAGGAAATCTAAAGCAACACCAGAGAAGACactcaggagagaaaccatacagctgtgatcagtgtgggattTGTTTTAAATGGAAACAAAGCCTGAAGGAACATCAGGAGGCAAAGCACAGTGCCGTGCCCAACTCTAACCTTATAATGGAGTTGCCAAGCTGGGCATCTACGTATCTAACTAATATTGACTGA